The Lactuca sativa cultivar Salinas chromosome 2, Lsat_Salinas_v11, whole genome shotgun sequence genome includes a window with the following:
- the LOC111902804 gene encoding O-fucosyltransferase 16 isoform X1, which yields MAIHRRRHHHHNTHNRFRYLIPAISVISAAILILYGFISLLAPSPDHPHHLVRRKTSDDDSLLVHSLFKVPISGGMGNDRSLWNTRMSKFYFGCSNASNKFPKVETVTYPNRYLLIATSGGLNQQRTGITDAVVAARILNATLVVPKLDQKSFWKDASTFSEIFDVDWFISHLSRDVKVIKELPKKGGKIWTPYNMRVPRKCNERCYQIRVLPVLLKKHAVQLSKFDYRLSNKLETDLQKLRCRVNYHALRFTDPINKMGQKLVNQMRKMGKHYVALHLRFEPDMLAFSGCYYGGGEKERKELGKIRKRWKTLHSNNPDKERRQGRCPLTPEEVGLMLRALGYSKDVHLYVASGEVYGGDDTLAPLRALFPNIHSKDTIAPKEELEPFSSFSSRMAALDFIVCDESDVFVTNNNGNMAKILAGRRRYFGHKPTIRPNAKKLYRLFLNRENTTWEEFSSRVRTHQRGFMGEPKEVRPGRGEFHENPATCICEDPEAKSKLESLPRKFGKNNLIDPTDESLVPDQDTENESEPLDQDQDEDDDLIGPQFQHLVNDTSLDDDPLISELPELEELLSD from the exons ATGGCTATCCACCGTCggcgccaccaccaccacaacactCATAACCGGTTCCGTTACCTTATTCCGGCTATTTCTGTAATTTCCGCTGCTATTCTCATCCTGTACGGTTTCATCTCCCTGCTTGCACCTTCCCCTGACCATCCCCACCATCTTGTACGGCGGAAGACG tCCGATGATGACTCACTTCTAGTTCATTCACTCTTCAAAGTTCCG ATCAGTGGTGGGATGGGAAATGATCGAAGTTTATGGAATACAAGGATGTCGAAATTTTATTTTGGATGTAGCAACGCCAGCAATAAGTTTCCAA AAGTGGAAACAGTCACATATCCTAATCGATACCTATTGATAGCCACAAGTGGGGGTTTAAACCAACAACGAACTGGG ATTACAGATGCTGTTGTTGCTGCACGTATTCTGAATGCTACTCTTGTTGTTCCAAAACTAGACCAGAAGTCTTTTTGGAAGGATGCTAG TACTTTTTCAGAGATCTTTGATGTTGATTGGTTTATATCACATCTATCAAGAGATGTgaaagtaataaaagaacttcCAAAGAAAGGAGGCAAGATTTGGACTCCTTATAATATGCGTGTTCCTAGAAAGTGTAACGAGAGATGCTATCAGATTCGTGTACTCCCTGTGCTTTTGAAGAAACAT GCTGTTCAGCTGAGCAAATTTGATTACAGACTTTCTAACAAGTTGGAGACTGATTTGCAAAAGCTTAGATGTAGAGTAAATTATCATGCTTTAAGGTTCACTGATCCTATAAATAAAATGGGTCAAAAGTTGGTCAACCAAATGAGGAAGATGGGCAAGCACTATGTTGCTTTACACCTGAG GTTTGAACCTGATATGCTTGCATTTTCAGGATGCTATTATGGTGGTGGAGAGAAGGAAAGAAAAGAACTCGGTAAAATACGAAAAAGGTGGAAAACTTTACAT AGCAACAATCCGGACAAAGAAAGGAGACAAGGGAGGTGTCCACTTACACCTGAAGAAGTAGGTCTAATGCTGAGAGCACTTGGATATAGCAAAGATGTTCATCTTTATGTGGCTTCAGGTGAAGTATATGGTGGAGATGACACATTGGCTCCTTTGAGAGCACTCTTCCCCAACATTCATTCAAAAGACACAATTGCCCCTAAAGAAGAACTTGAACCATTTTCCTCCTTCTCTTCTCGTATGGCTGCACTTGATTTCATAGTCTGCGATGAAAGTGACGTTTTCGTTACCAATAACAACGGAAATATGGCAAAAATTTTAGCCGGACGaag GAGATACTTTGGACACAAACCAACAATCCGCCCAAACGCTAAAAAACTCTACCGTTTATTCCTAAACCGAGAAAACACAACATGGGAAGAATTCTCATCACGCGTACGAACACATCAAAGAGGTTTCATGGGTGAGCCAAAAGAAGTAAGACCAGGGCGAGGTGAATTCCATGAAAACCCCGCCACTTGTATATGCGAAGACCCCGAAGCCAAATCAAAACTCGAATCACTCCCTCGAAAATTCGGTAAAAACAATCTCATCGACCCCACCGATGAATCATTAGTCCCCGATCAAGATACCGAAAACGAATCTGAACCGTTAGATCAGGATCAAGACGAAGATGATGATCTCATCGGGCCTCAATTTCAACATTTAGTCAATGATACAAGTCTTGATGATGATCCTTTGATATCTGAATTACCTGAACTTGAAGAGTTGCTTTCGGATTAA
- the LOC111902795 gene encoding WD repeat-containing protein DWA2 has protein sequence MQGGSTGIGYGLKYQARCIADVKADTDHTSFLTGTLSLKEENEVHLIRLSSGGTELVCEGLFSHPNEIWDLASCPFDQRIFSTVFSSGESYEAAVWQIPELYGQSNSPQLECIASLDAHSSKIKCVLWWPSGRHDKLISIDEQNIFLWSLDSSKKSAQVQSQESAGMLHHISGGAWDPHDVNVVASTSESSIQFWDLRTMKKTNSIEYSHVRNIDYDSKNKHMLVTAADESGIHIWDLRMSKAPVAELPGHSHWTWSVRSNPEYEGVILSAGTDSAVNLWFAAPASNDELTSDSLSNSTTKWTESLLHTYNDYEDSVYGLSWSSREPWIFASLSYDGRVVVESIKSHLPRK, from the exons ATGCAAGGAGGATCAACTGGAATCGGTTACGGTCTCAAATATCAG GCAAGATGTATAGCGGATGTGAAAGCCGATACAGATCACACCAGTTTCCTCACCGGTACTCTCAGTCTCAAAGAAGAAAATGAG GTGCATCTGATTAGGCTTTCATCAGGTGGTACGGAACTTGTTTGCGAGGGCTTGTTTTCCCATCCGAATGAGATATGGGACCTTGCTTCTTGCCCTTTTGATCAACGAATCTTCTCTACCGTCTTCTCTTCTG GTGAATCATATGAAGCGGCTGTTTGGCAGATACCTGAACTGTATGGCCAGTCAAATTCTCCTCAGTTGGAATGCATTGCTTCACTCGATGCACACAGTTCAAAGATTAAGTG TGTGCTGTGGTGGCCATCTGGAAGACATGATAAGTTGATCAGTATTGATGAGCAGAATATCTTTCTTTGGAGCTTAGATTCTTCCAAGAAGAGTGCACAG gtacaaTCTCAGGAGTCTGCTGGGATGCTTCATCATATTTCAGGTGGAGCATGGGACCCACATGATGTAAATGTTGTTGCATCGACTTCTGAATCATCTATCCAGTTTTGGGACTTACGGACTATGAA GAAAACAAATTCAATTGAGTATTCCCATGTTCGTAATATAGACTATGATAGCAAGAACAAACATATGCTT GTAACAGCTGCGGATGAATCTGGTATTCATATATGGGATCTTAGAATGTCGAAGGCCCCTGTTGCAGAGCTCCCTGGACATTCACACTG GACTTGGTCTGTTAGAAGTAATCCTGAGTATGAAGGAGTCATTCtt AGTGCAGGAACAGACTCGGCTGTTAACTTGTGGTTTGCTGCTCCTGCTAGCAATGATGAATTGACATCTGATAg cTTGTCTAACTCCACTACTAAATGGACGGAGTCTTTGCTCCATACATACAATGACTATGAGGACAGTGTTTATG GCTTGTCATGGAGTTCTCGGGAGCCTTGGATCTTTGCATCATTATCTTATGATGGAAGG GTCGTTGTGGAGTCGATAAAGTCTCATCTCCCAAGAAAGTGA
- the LOC111902804 gene encoding O-fucosyltransferase 16 isoform X2 has product MAIHRRRHHHHNTHNRFRYLIPAISVISAAILILYGFISLLAPSPDHPHHLVRRKTISGGMGNDRSLWNTRMSKFYFGCSNASNKFPKVETVTYPNRYLLIATSGGLNQQRTGITDAVVAARILNATLVVPKLDQKSFWKDASTFSEIFDVDWFISHLSRDVKVIKELPKKGGKIWTPYNMRVPRKCNERCYQIRVLPVLLKKHAVQLSKFDYRLSNKLETDLQKLRCRVNYHALRFTDPINKMGQKLVNQMRKMGKHYVALHLRFEPDMLAFSGCYYGGGEKERKELGKIRKRWKTLHSNNPDKERRQGRCPLTPEEVGLMLRALGYSKDVHLYVASGEVYGGDDTLAPLRALFPNIHSKDTIAPKEELEPFSSFSSRMAALDFIVCDESDVFVTNNNGNMAKILAGRRRYFGHKPTIRPNAKKLYRLFLNRENTTWEEFSSRVRTHQRGFMGEPKEVRPGRGEFHENPATCICEDPEAKSKLESLPRKFGKNNLIDPTDESLVPDQDTENESEPLDQDQDEDDDLIGPQFQHLVNDTSLDDDPLISELPELEELLSD; this is encoded by the exons ATGGCTATCCACCGTCggcgccaccaccaccacaacactCATAACCGGTTCCGTTACCTTATTCCGGCTATTTCTGTAATTTCCGCTGCTATTCTCATCCTGTACGGTTTCATCTCCCTGCTTGCACCTTCCCCTGACCATCCCCACCATCTTGTACGGCGGAAGACG ATCAGTGGTGGGATGGGAAATGATCGAAGTTTATGGAATACAAGGATGTCGAAATTTTATTTTGGATGTAGCAACGCCAGCAATAAGTTTCCAA AAGTGGAAACAGTCACATATCCTAATCGATACCTATTGATAGCCACAAGTGGGGGTTTAAACCAACAACGAACTGGG ATTACAGATGCTGTTGTTGCTGCACGTATTCTGAATGCTACTCTTGTTGTTCCAAAACTAGACCAGAAGTCTTTTTGGAAGGATGCTAG TACTTTTTCAGAGATCTTTGATGTTGATTGGTTTATATCACATCTATCAAGAGATGTgaaagtaataaaagaacttcCAAAGAAAGGAGGCAAGATTTGGACTCCTTATAATATGCGTGTTCCTAGAAAGTGTAACGAGAGATGCTATCAGATTCGTGTACTCCCTGTGCTTTTGAAGAAACAT GCTGTTCAGCTGAGCAAATTTGATTACAGACTTTCTAACAAGTTGGAGACTGATTTGCAAAAGCTTAGATGTAGAGTAAATTATCATGCTTTAAGGTTCACTGATCCTATAAATAAAATGGGTCAAAAGTTGGTCAACCAAATGAGGAAGATGGGCAAGCACTATGTTGCTTTACACCTGAG GTTTGAACCTGATATGCTTGCATTTTCAGGATGCTATTATGGTGGTGGAGAGAAGGAAAGAAAAGAACTCGGTAAAATACGAAAAAGGTGGAAAACTTTACAT AGCAACAATCCGGACAAAGAAAGGAGACAAGGGAGGTGTCCACTTACACCTGAAGAAGTAGGTCTAATGCTGAGAGCACTTGGATATAGCAAAGATGTTCATCTTTATGTGGCTTCAGGTGAAGTATATGGTGGAGATGACACATTGGCTCCTTTGAGAGCACTCTTCCCCAACATTCATTCAAAAGACACAATTGCCCCTAAAGAAGAACTTGAACCATTTTCCTCCTTCTCTTCTCGTATGGCTGCACTTGATTTCATAGTCTGCGATGAAAGTGACGTTTTCGTTACCAATAACAACGGAAATATGGCAAAAATTTTAGCCGGACGaag GAGATACTTTGGACACAAACCAACAATCCGCCCAAACGCTAAAAAACTCTACCGTTTATTCCTAAACCGAGAAAACACAACATGGGAAGAATTCTCATCACGCGTACGAACACATCAAAGAGGTTTCATGGGTGAGCCAAAAGAAGTAAGACCAGGGCGAGGTGAATTCCATGAAAACCCCGCCACTTGTATATGCGAAGACCCCGAAGCCAAATCAAAACTCGAATCACTCCCTCGAAAATTCGGTAAAAACAATCTCATCGACCCCACCGATGAATCATTAGTCCCCGATCAAGATACCGAAAACGAATCTGAACCGTTAGATCAGGATCAAGACGAAGATGATGATCTCATCGGGCCTCAATTTCAACATTTAGTCAATGATACAAGTCTTGATGATGATCCTTTGATATCTGAATTACCTGAACTTGAAGAGTTGCTTTCGGATTAA